The sequence CCGCGAAAGGCATCGGCCTCGCCGCCCAGCAAGTTGGGAAGGCCCTGCAACTGGCGGTCGTGGATGTGCGCGCGGTCACGGATCGGCCCTCGACGTTGCACCTGAGCGGCCAACCGGCGGAGGTCGCGGATTTCATGCCCGTGATTCTCATCAATCCTCAGGTGACACCCGTCGCGGAGCCGGTGGCGGGTCCGGAGGGCTGCCTGAGTTTTCCGGAGATTTATGCCGAGATCAGCCGTCCCGAATCGGTTGAAGTCACGGCGACCAACGAGAAGGGAAAAAAGTTCACGTTCCGTTGCGGTGGATTGCTCGCCCGCGCCATCCAACACGAGGTGGATCACCTGAACGGCATTCTCTTCATTGACCGGATGAGCACTGAGATAAGACAGGAACTGAAACCGGAGCTGGATGAGCTTCAAACCAGCACGAAAGAGGCGCTCAAGAAAAAGATCAAGACTTGTAACCCCCTATGAAACACATGGACCTCCCCACACAATTCTCCAGACGGAAATTCTTCGGACTCACGGGCAGCGCGGTGGCTGCTTTTTCTCTCGTGCCTCGTCATGTCTTGGGGGGCGCAAGATTCGTGGCGCCGAGCAACAAGGTTAACATTGCCATTGTCGGCGCCGGCGGGCAGGGCCGGACCAACACGCGCGCGCTGTTCCAAGAGGCATCCTCCAGCCGCAAATGGCGCCCCATGCGCATGACCAGTCCGTCATACCATTGCTCCGCCGTGAGGTTCAGGCCGATGGCCGTCAGATCCAGCGCGATGACATGGATTCCCGCCTCACGCAATTTGACGGCGGTGCGGACCATCAAACTGGACTTGCCCATCTGGCGGGAAGTCAAGACGTAGCAGAATTCTCCGATCCGCAGTGCCTCCAACAAATCCCGATCCGC comes from Verrucomicrobiota bacterium and encodes:
- the def gene encoding peptide deformylase, producing the protein MILPVLKYGHPILRQKGARIDEITAEMRHLISDMKETMHAAKGIGLAAQQVGKALQLAVVDVRAVTDRPSTLHLSGQPAEVADFMPVILINPQVTPVAEPVAGPEGCLSFPEIYAEISRPESVEVTATNEKGKKFTFRCGGLLARAIQHEVDHLNGILFIDRMSTEIRQELKPELDELQTSTKEALKKKIKTCNPL